Proteins from one Archocentrus centrarchus isolate MPI-CPG fArcCen1 chromosome 8, fArcCen1, whole genome shotgun sequence genomic window:
- the tmem205 gene encoding transmembrane protein 205 encodes MVTEGEPTDLVKVLHLLVLAFSWGMQLWVTFIAGFMLVRQVTRHTFGLVQSKLFPVYFYCLLGSNFVSLAVYAVYHPRELLDWHESVQMLLFFVALITAGLNAQWFGPETTELMFQMREVEKEHGLGEEIGLGSQKEAYAKLKEQDPKYKAYRSKFGSYHGLSSLCNLIGFLCTTTNLIYTALNLSTI; translated from the exons ATGGTGACAGAGGGGGAGCCAACCGATCTTGTCAAAGTGTTGCACCTCCTGGTTCTCGCTTTCTCCTGGGGCATGCAGCTCTGGGTTACCTTCATTGCAG GTTTTATGCTGGTTCGGCAGGTAACCCGGCACACCTTCGGCCTGGTGCAGAGTAAGCTCTTTCCAGTATACTTCTATTGCCTGCTGGGAAGTaactttgtcagcctggctgtgtatgctgtgtaccacCCAAGAGAGTTGCTGGACTGGCATGAAAGTGTGCAG ATGCTTCTGTTCTTCGTGGCACTGATCACGGCAGGTCTGAACGCTCAGTGGTTTGGCCCGGAGACTACTGAGCTGATGTTCCAGATGAgggaggtggagaaggagcaCGGCCTTGGTGAAGAGATCGGCCTGGGCAGTCAGAAAGAGGCTTATGCCAAACTCAAAGAGCAGGACCCAAAGTACAAAGCCTACAGGAGCAAGTTTGGCAGTTACCATGGGTTGTCCAGTCTCTGCAACCTGATAGGGTTCCTCTGTACCACAACTAATTTGATCTACACAGCTCTGAATTTATCCACCATTTAA
- the elof1 gene encoding transcription elongation factor 1 homolog: protein MGRRKSKRKPPPKKKMTGNLDTQFTCPFCNHEKSCDVKMERTRNTGIISCSVCLEEFQTPITYLSEPVDVYSDWIDACEAANQ, encoded by the exons ATGGGGCGCAGAAAGTCAAAAAGAAAGCCACCTcccaagaaaaaaatgacaggtaACCTGGACACCCAGTTCACTTGCCCTTTTTGCAACCACGAGAAATCCTGTGATGTCAAAAT GGAACGAACCCGCAACACCGGAATTATATCCTGCAGCGTTTGCTTGGAGGAGTTTCAGACTCCTATAACCT ATCTGTCTGAACCGGTGGATGTTTACAGCGACTGGATCGATGCCTGTGAAGCAGCCAACCAGTAG
- the cnn1b gene encoding calponin-1: MTTHFRSGPAFGLSAEVKSKLAGKYDPQKEEELRLWIEDVIGKRIGDNFMESLKDGVMLCELINVLQPGSVKKINHSSQNWHQLENIGNFVRAITEYGLKPHDIFEANDLFENVNHTQVQCTLIALAGMAKSKGFHSKYDIGVKYAEKQQRRFAPEKLREGRNVIGLQMGTNQFASQKGMTSYGTRRHLYDAKIAMDNPDQSTISLQMGTNKGASQSGMTAPGTRRHIFDKNLKLEDCDTTTISLQMGTNKGASQQGMTTYGLPRQVYDNKYCANPTEAYYNNGSEVEFDGYNQYSD, from the exons ATGACAACACATTTCAGGAGCGGCCCAGCCTTCGGACTTTCCGCCGAGGTCAAGAGTAAG CTTGCAGGAAAGTATGACCCACAGAAGGAAGAGGAGCTGAGACTGTGGATTGAGGATGTGATTGGCAAAAGGATTGGAGACAACTTCATGGAGAGCCTGAAAGATGGAGTCATGTTGTGCGA gCTCATTAATGTTCTCCAGCCAGGTTCTGTGAAAAAGATAAACCATTCCAGTCAAAATTGGCACCAG ctggaaaacatAGGGAATTTTGTCCGTGCCATCACAGAGTACGGCCTGAAGCCACATGACATCTTTGAGGCCAACGATCTGTTTGAGAATGTCAACCACACTCAGGTCCAGTGCACACTCATCGCTCTGGCTGGAATG GCCAAGTCGAAAGGTTTCCACTCAAAGTACGATATAGGGGTGAAGTATGCAGAGAAACAACAACGACGCTTCGCTCCTGAGAAGCTCAGGGAGGGACGAAACGTCATAGGCCTGCAG ATGGGCACCAACCAGTTTGCCAGCCAAAAGGGCATGACCTCTTACGGGACACGCCGCCATCTGTATGATGCCAAAATCGCCATGGACAACCCAGACCAATCTACGATCAGCCTACAGATGGGCACCAACAAGGGAGCCAGCCAG TCTGGCATGACGGCTCCAGGAACAAGGAGGCATATTTTTGACAAGAATCTGAAGCTGGAGGACTGTGACACCACCACCATCTCTCTGCAGATGGGCACCAACAAGGGGGCCTCTCAGCAGGGCATGACCACTTACGGCCTGCCCCGCCAAGTCTACGACAACAAGTACTGCGCCAACCCCACCGAGGCCTACTATAACAACGGGAGCGAGGTGGAGTTTGACGGCTACAACCAGTACTCTGACTAA